A window of Streptomyces armeniacus contains these coding sequences:
- a CDS encoding ABC transporter ATP-binding protein, which produces MHCAPAVEIAGLLKRYGSKAAVNGLDLTVATGSVTAVLGPNGAGKTTTIETCEGFRRPDAGSVRVLGLDPYADTARLRPRVGVMLQNGGVYPGVRADEMLRHMAALHAHPLDVATLTERLGLGGCGRTPYRRLSGGQQQRLALAMAVVGRPELVFLDEPTAGLDPQARHAAWDLVRELRTDGVTVVLSTHHMEEAEELSDHVAIVDGGRVMAEGPPEELCRGGAENSLRFAGRPGLDLASLLKALPADTAAAELTPGAYRLTGTVDPQLLATVTSWCAQNGVLPDRISVERRTLEDVFLELTGRELR; this is translated from the coding sequence ATGCACTGTGCACCGGCTGTCGAGATCGCGGGACTGTTGAAGCGGTACGGCAGCAAGGCCGCGGTGAACGGGCTCGACCTCACCGTCGCCACCGGCTCCGTCACCGCCGTCCTGGGGCCGAACGGCGCGGGCAAGACCACCACCATCGAGACCTGCGAGGGCTTCCGCCGCCCCGACGCGGGCAGCGTACGGGTGCTCGGCCTGGACCCGTACGCCGACACCGCCCGGCTCCGCCCGCGCGTCGGGGTGATGCTGCAGAACGGCGGCGTCTACCCCGGCGTACGCGCCGACGAGATGCTCCGCCACATGGCCGCCCTGCACGCGCACCCCCTCGACGTCGCCACGCTGACCGAACGGCTCGGGCTGGGCGGCTGCGGCCGTACGCCCTACCGGCGGCTGTCCGGCGGCCAGCAGCAGCGGCTCGCGCTGGCGATGGCCGTCGTCGGCCGCCCCGAACTGGTCTTCCTCGACGAGCCGACCGCCGGCCTCGACCCTCAGGCCCGGCACGCCGCCTGGGACCTCGTACGGGAGCTGCGTACGGACGGCGTGACCGTCGTGCTCAGCACGCATCACATGGAGGAGGCGGAGGAGCTGTCCGACCACGTCGCGATCGTGGACGGGGGACGCGTGATGGCCGAGGGGCCGCCCGAGGAGCTGTGCCGCGGTGGCGCGGAGAACAGCCTCCGCTTCGCCGGCCGCCCCGGGCTCGACCTGGCCTCCCTGCTCAAGGCGCTCCCGGCCGACACGGCGGCCGCCGAGCTCACCCCCGGCGCGTACCGCCTGACGGGCACGGTCGACCCGCAGCTGCTCGCCACGGTCACGTCCTGGTGCGCGCAGAACGGCGTACTGCCGGACCGGATCTCGGTGGAACGGCGGACGCTGGAGGACGTGTTCTTGGAGCTGACGGGGAGGGAGCTGCGCTGA
- a CDS encoding helix-turn-helix transcriptional regulator: protein MPGARPSAAGSATPDEQHGTRNRVARSILDHGPSTAAELALRLELTQAAVRRHLDTLVSEGVVEARAKRVYGSRGRGRPAKVFALTDCGRDAFDQAYDQLAADAMRWIARTAGGGAAGDAAVAEFARARVEAQAERYWQALDQVPPEERTKALAEALTEDGYAATARSAPASAEGAAERGSGGEQLCQHHCPVAHTAEQFPQLCEAETEVFSRLLGTHVQRLATIAHGDGVCTTFVPQTRTDGQAGGGSTAGGTKTAGRKAGGTARSTSSTRSTSTAGGSAGTSTTSNATTAKSAGRNPA, encoded by the coding sequence GTGCCCGGCGCACGGCCGTCCGCCGCGGGGAGCGCGACGCCGGACGAGCAGCACGGCACCCGGAACAGGGTCGCCCGTTCCATTCTCGACCACGGCCCCTCCACCGCCGCCGAGCTGGCCCTGCGCCTGGAGCTGACCCAGGCGGCGGTCCGCCGCCACCTGGACACCCTCGTCAGCGAGGGCGTCGTGGAGGCACGCGCCAAGCGGGTCTACGGCTCGCGCGGGCGCGGCCGCCCGGCGAAGGTCTTCGCGCTCACCGACTGCGGCCGGGACGCGTTCGACCAGGCATACGACCAGCTCGCGGCCGACGCCATGCGCTGGATCGCCCGTACGGCGGGCGGCGGCGCGGCGGGTGACGCCGCGGTCGCCGAGTTCGCGCGTGCCCGGGTCGAGGCCCAGGCGGAGCGGTACTGGCAGGCGCTCGACCAAGTGCCGCCCGAGGAGCGTACGAAGGCCCTGGCGGAGGCTCTGACCGAGGACGGGTACGCTGCCACCGCGCGCAGCGCACCCGCGTCCGCCGAGGGCGCCGCCGAGCGCGGCTCGGGGGGAGAGCAGCTCTGCCAGCACCATTGCCCGGTGGCGCACACGGCCGAGCAGTTCCCGCAGCTGTGCGAGGCGGAGACCGAGGTCTTCTCCCGCCTGCTCGGCACCCACGTGCAGCGGCTGGCGACCATCGCACACGGCGACGGAGTGTGCACCACCTTCGTGCCCCAGACCCGTACCGACGGCCAGGCCGGCGGCGGTTCCACGGCCGGCGGCACCAAGACCGCCGGTCGGAAGGCCGGCGGGACCGCCCGAAGTACGAGCAGCACCCGAAGTACCAGCACGGCCGGCGGCAGCGCCGGCACCAGCACGACCAGCAACGCCACCACAGCGAAATCAGCCGGGAGGAACCCCGCATGA
- the sufB gene encoding Fe-S cluster assembly protein SufB, giving the protein MTLPTETAHPELEGLGNYEYGWADSDAAGAAAKRGLSEDVVRDISGKKNEPEWMLKLRLKGHKLFRKKPMPNWGSDLSGIDFDNIKYFVRSTEKQAQTWEDLPEDIKNTYDKLGIPEAEKQRLVAGVAAQYESEVVYHQIREDLEQQGVLFLDTDTALREHPEIFQEHFGTVIPAGDNKFAALNTAVWSGGSFIYVPPGVHVDIPLQAYFRINTENMGQFERTLIIVDENAYVHYVEGCTAPIYNSDSLHSAVVEIIVKKGGRCRYTTIQNWSNNVYNLVTKRAVAYEGATMEWVDGNLGSKVTMKYPAVYLMGEHAKGETLSVAFAGEGQHQDAGAKMVHMAPRTSSNIVSKSVARGGGRTSYRGLIEIAEGAEGSKSNVLCDALLVDTISRSDTYPYVDVREDDVTMGHEATVSKVSDDQLFYLMSRGLSEDEAMAMIVRGFVEPIAKELPMEYALELNRLIELQMEGAVG; this is encoded by the coding sequence ATGACGCTCCCCACGGAGACTGCCCACCCCGAACTGGAAGGGCTGGGCAACTACGAGTACGGCTGGGCCGACTCGGACGCGGCCGGAGCCGCGGCGAAGCGCGGCCTCTCCGAGGACGTCGTCCGCGACATCTCCGGCAAGAAGAACGAGCCGGAGTGGATGCTGAAGCTCCGCCTGAAGGGCCACAAGCTCTTCAGGAAGAAGCCGATGCCCAACTGGGGTTCCGACCTGAGCGGGATCGACTTCGACAACATCAAGTACTTCGTGCGGTCCACGGAGAAGCAGGCCCAGACCTGGGAGGACCTGCCCGAGGACATCAAGAACACCTACGACAAGCTCGGCATCCCGGAGGCGGAGAAGCAGCGCCTGGTCGCCGGTGTCGCCGCGCAGTACGAGTCGGAGGTCGTCTACCACCAGATCCGCGAGGACCTGGAGCAGCAGGGCGTCCTGTTCCTGGACACCGACACGGCGCTGCGCGAGCACCCGGAGATCTTCCAGGAGCACTTCGGCACGGTCATCCCGGCCGGTGACAACAAGTTCGCCGCGCTGAACACGGCCGTGTGGTCCGGAGGCTCGTTCATCTACGTGCCGCCGGGTGTGCACGTCGACATCCCGCTGCAGGCCTACTTCCGGATCAACACCGAGAACATGGGCCAGTTCGAGCGGACCCTGATCATCGTCGACGAGAACGCCTACGTGCACTACGTCGAGGGCTGCACCGCGCCGATCTACAACTCGGACTCGCTGCACTCCGCCGTCGTCGAGATCATCGTCAAGAAGGGCGGCCGCTGCCGCTACACGACGATCCAGAACTGGTCGAACAACGTCTACAACCTGGTCACCAAGCGCGCCGTGGCGTACGAGGGCGCGACCATGGAGTGGGTCGACGGAAACCTCGGCTCCAAGGTCACCATGAAGTACCCGGCCGTCTACCTGATGGGCGAGCACGCCAAGGGCGAGACGCTGTCCGTCGCCTTCGCGGGCGAGGGCCAGCACCAGGACGCGGGCGCGAAGATGGTGCACATGGCGCCGCGTACGTCCTCCAACATCGTCTCCAAGTCGGTGGCGCGCGGCGGCGGCCGTACGTCGTACCGCGGTCTGATCGAGATCGCCGAGGGCGCCGAGGGCTCCAAGTCCAACGTGCTGTGCGACGCGCTCCTGGTCGACACCATCTCGCGGTCCGACACGTACCCGTACGTGGACGTACGCGAGGACGACGTGACGATGGGCCACGAGGCGACCGTCTCCAAGGTCAGCGACGACCAGCTGTTCTACCTGATGAGCCGCGGGCTGTCGGAGGACGAGGCGATGGCGATGATCGTCCGCGGCTTCGTCGAGCCGATCGCCAAGGAGCTGCCGATGGAGTACGCGCTGGAGCTCAACCGGCTGATCGAGCTGCAGATGGAAGGCGCCGTCGGCTGA
- the sufD gene encoding Fe-S cluster assembly protein SufD, with protein MAEAQNIPVGSNTTGSIAVAAESTVATRMSAAPSFDVADFPVPHGREEEWRFTPLERLRGLHDGTAEASGSLKAEVTAPDVVAVETVARDDARVGRAGKPVDRVAAQAFSSFEKATVVTVPKEAVLTEPVRVNLHGEGGVSYGHTVFELGAFAEAVIVIDHTGDNVRSANVEYVLGDGAKLTVVSVQDWDDTAVHCSQHNALVGRDARFKSVVITFGGDVVRLHPRVNYAGPGGEAELYGLYFTDSGQHQEHRLFVDHDSPNCRSNVAYKGALQGDDAHAVWIGDVLIRKAAEGTDTYELNRNLVLTDGARVDSVPNLEIETGEIVGAGHASATGRFDDEQLFYLMARGITEREARRLVVRGFFAELVQQIGLPDVEERLLAKIETELEATV; from the coding sequence ATGGCTGAGGCTCAGAACATCCCGGTCGGTTCGAATACCACCGGATCGATCGCGGTGGCTGCCGAGTCCACCGTCGCCACGAGGATGAGCGCGGCGCCGTCCTTCGACGTGGCCGACTTCCCCGTGCCGCACGGCCGCGAGGAGGAGTGGCGCTTCACTCCGCTCGAGCGGCTGAGGGGCCTGCACGACGGTACGGCGGAGGCGTCCGGCTCGCTCAAGGCGGAGGTCACGGCGCCGGACGTGGTGGCCGTCGAGACCGTCGCCCGCGACGACGCGCGCGTCGGCCGGGCGGGCAAGCCGGTGGACCGGGTCGCGGCGCAGGCGTTCAGCTCGTTCGAGAAGGCGACGGTCGTCACGGTGCCGAAGGAGGCCGTGCTGACCGAGCCGGTGCGGGTGAACCTGCACGGCGAGGGCGGCGTGAGCTACGGACACACCGTGTTCGAGCTCGGCGCCTTCGCCGAGGCGGTCATCGTCATCGACCACACCGGGGACAACGTCCGCTCCGCCAACGTCGAGTACGTGCTCGGCGACGGCGCCAAGCTGACCGTCGTGTCCGTGCAGGACTGGGACGACACCGCCGTCCACTGCTCCCAGCACAACGCGCTGGTCGGCCGGGACGCGCGGTTCAAGTCGGTCGTCATCACCTTCGGCGGCGACGTGGTGCGGCTCCACCCGCGGGTCAACTACGCGGGTCCGGGCGGCGAGGCCGAGCTGTACGGGCTGTACTTCACCGACAGCGGCCAGCACCAGGAGCACCGGCTGTTCGTCGACCACGACAGCCCCAACTGCCGCAGTAACGTCGCGTACAAGGGCGCGCTCCAGGGCGACGACGCGCACGCGGTGTGGATCGGCGACGTGCTGATCCGCAAGGCGGCCGAGGGCACCGACACGTACGAGCTGAACCGCAACCTCGTGCTCACCGACGGCGCGCGCGTCGACTCGGTGCCCAACCTCGAGATCGAGACCGGTGAGATCGTCGGCGCCGGCCACGCCTCCGCCACCGGCCGCTTCGACGACGAGCAGCTGTTCTATCTGATGGCACGCGGCATCACGGAGCGGGAGGCCCGCCGGCTGGTCGTGCGGGGCTTCTTCGCCGAGCTCGTGCAGCAGATCGGGCTGCCGGACGTGGAGGAGCGCCTGCTGGCGAAGATCGAGACCGAACTGGAAGCCACGGTATGA
- a CDS encoding non-heme iron oxygenase ferredoxin subunit — MTSAAGFVRVAKLGELEEDTPKRVEIDSTPVSLVRTEGEVFAIYDICSHAHVSLSEGEVDNCQIECWLHGSSFDLRSGKPSGLPATRPVPVYPVMIEGDGPDAAVLVSVNQES; from the coding sequence ATGACCAGCGCAGCCGGTTTCGTACGCGTCGCCAAGCTGGGCGAGCTGGAGGAGGACACCCCGAAGCGGGTGGAGATCGACAGCACCCCGGTGTCCCTCGTACGCACCGAGGGCGAGGTGTTCGCCATCTACGACATCTGCTCGCACGCCCACGTCTCCCTCTCCGAGGGCGAGGTGGACAACTGCCAGATCGAGTGCTGGCTGCACGGCTCCAGCTTCGACCTGCGTTCGGGCAAGCCCTCGGGCCTGCCCGCGACCCGCCCCGTGCCCGTATATCCCGTAATGATCGAAGGAGACGGCCCTGACGCGGCTGTGCTCGTCTCCGTCAACCAGGAGTCCTGA
- the sufC gene encoding Fe-S cluster assembly ATPase SufC, which yields MATLEINDLHVSVETESGPSEILRGVDLTVKQGETHAIMGPNGSGKSTLAYSLAGHPKYTVTGGSVRLDGEDVLEMSVDERARAGVFLAMQYPVEVPGVSVSNFLRTAATAIRGEAPKLRTWVKEVKEAMERLKIDPAFAERNVNEGFSGGEKKRHEILQLELLRPRIAILDETDSGLDVDALRVVSEGVNRVRESGEVGTMLITHYTRILRYITPDHVHVFAHGRIAESGGPELADKLESEGYESYVKGGAPA from the coding sequence ATGGCAACGCTTGAGATCAATGACCTGCACGTGTCCGTCGAGACCGAGAGCGGTCCGAGCGAGATCCTGCGCGGCGTCGACCTGACCGTGAAGCAGGGCGAGACGCACGCGATCATGGGTCCGAACGGCTCCGGCAAGTCCACGCTGGCGTACTCGCTGGCCGGACACCCCAAGTACACCGTCACCGGCGGCTCGGTGCGGCTCGACGGCGAGGACGTCCTCGAGATGTCCGTCGACGAGCGCGCCCGCGCCGGCGTCTTCCTCGCCATGCAGTACCCGGTGGAGGTCCCCGGCGTCTCCGTCTCCAACTTCCTGCGCACCGCCGCCACCGCCATCCGCGGCGAGGCACCGAAGCTGCGTACGTGGGTCAAGGAGGTCAAGGAGGCCATGGAGCGCCTCAAGATCGACCCGGCGTTCGCCGAGCGGAACGTGAACGAGGGCTTCTCCGGCGGTGAGAAGAAGCGCCACGAGATCCTCCAGCTGGAGCTGCTCCGGCCGCGTATCGCGATCCTCGACGAGACGGACTCGGGCCTGGACGTGGACGCGCTCCGCGTCGTCTCGGAGGGCGTCAACCGCGTCCGCGAGAGCGGCGAGGTCGGCACCATGCTGATCACCCACTACACGCGCATCCTGCGCTACATCACGCCCGACCACGTCCACGTGTTCGCCCACGGCCGGATCGCCGAGTCCGGCGGCCCGGAGCTCGCGGACAAGCTGGAGTCGGAGGGCTACGAGTCGTACGTGAAGGGGGGCGCACCCGCGTGA